The proteins below are encoded in one region of Apium graveolens cultivar Ventura chromosome 4, ASM990537v1, whole genome shotgun sequence:
- the LOC141717592 gene encoding zinc finger CCCH domain-containing protein 62-like — MASSEEYDYVESENDSYDSDDDPMFDILRESQSKLSKLSINNNTNSSICSDVDNETPESPENDYEIVLKCIQAGQLDKFKVDQCKLYLRKHGLRLTGKKDILIHRIKEHLDIVNGSGETKYPPSSFTVNCKGDACMGDVVMFEQTVYEMFNIASRSSVGPPCGTRIVAGRIVKESYGAAKQQHTFTVEVLWSKGVRPHPPLHPLLIKGRNLYKLKTMRQKWQDEGERQKILLEKHNRGSIARLNRDTRMQEKEAKKMLKTNRLLKSENQNQKRKETKTSHTPVPLATNSMTENQLKKQHNLHPMYQVLPNNNVAITGMQPLVQKKCQFPGPSEASYGRATSFFPNANVAPERFWNRQVLANINQNSHGYQHNMIHNQGQVPFLLERTSATSTENPYQKQMNERRQLCRHFARGRCYYGEQCKFLHEC, encoded by the exons ATGGCGAGTTCAGAGGAATATGATTACGTCGAATCGGAGAATGATTCATATGATTCAGACGATGATCCAATGTTTGATATTCTTCGAGAAAGTCAATCTAAACTTTCTAAGCTCTCAATTAACAACAATACTAATTCAAG CATCTGTAGTGATGTGGACAACGAAACTCCGGAATCCCCCGAAAATGATTATGAAATTGTTCTGAAATGTATCCAAG CTGGTCAGCTAGATAAATTTAAGGTAGATCAGTGTAAGCTTTATCTAAGGAAACATGGACTCAGATTGACTGGTAAAAAGGATATTCTCATTCACCGCATCAAGGAACATCTCGA TATTGTCAATGGCAGTGGAGAAACTAAGTATCCGCCATCAAGTTTTACGGTCAACTGTAAAG GTGATGCATGCATGGGGGATGTTGTAATGTTTGAACAAACGGTTTATGAAAT GTTTAACATTGCATCGAGGAGCTCTGTCGGTCCTCCTTGTGGGACAAGGATTGTAGCAGGACGCATTGTTAAAGAAAGCTATGGTGCTGCTAAGCAACAACACACATTTACA GTTGAAGTCTTATGGAGCAAAGGTGTGAGACCACACCCTCCACTTCATCCTCTTCTCATCAAGGGCAGAAATCTCTACAAGTTGAAAACAATGAGACAG AAATGGCAAGATGAAGGGGAGAGGCAAAAGATATTGTTGGAAAAACACAATAGAGGGTCTATTGCTCGCTTGAATAGGGACACTCGAATGCAAGAAAAGGAAGCGAAGAAGATGCTAAAAACAAATAG GTTATTGAAGTCGGAAAATCAGAACCAGAAAAGAAAAGAGACAAAGACATCACATACCCCAGTGCCTCTGGCAACTAACTCAATGACAGAGAATCAACTGAAAAAACAGCATAATCTGCATCCAATGTATCAGGTCCTGCCTAATAATAATGTAGCAATTACTGGGATGCAGCCATTAGTGCAGAAGAAATGCCAGTTCCCAGGACCATCAGAAGCCTCTTACGGAAGAGCAACTTCATTCTTTCCAAATGCAAATGTGGCTCCAGAAAGGTTTTGGAATCGACAAGTCTTGGCCAACATAAATCAGAACTCTCATGGTTATCAACACAACATGATCCATAACCAAGGTCAAGTGCCATTTCTGCTAGAAAGAACAAGTGCTACTTCAACAGAAAATCCATACCAGAAACAAATGAATGAAAGAAGACAGCTCTGCAGACACTTTGCTCGAGGAAGGTGTTACTACGGAGAGCAGTGCAAGTTCCTTCATGAATGTTGA
- the LOC141717593 gene encoding protein FLUORESCENT IN BLUE LIGHT, chloroplastic isoform X1, producing MAVVLRCFSVLPPNSGHIRRKTHLSGEVNSVLLKLNKVLLPSIITSETRVRKHLDLLQDYNKLQPMCLVDFMPKCFDTSGNMIRSSVLALTITNALMLYTPLQALAETCESERSVFEMPLLLFVALVGATVGGLLARQRKGELKRVNEQLRQINAALRRQAKIESYAPALSYAPVGAKIQENEVIVDPRKHELIFHLKNGKNFLRNQDPEKAYVEFKTALELAQNLKDPIEEKKAARGLGASLQRQGKYREAIIYHSMVLSISDRENEDSGNTEAYGAIADCYTELGDLERAGVYYDQYIARLETD from the exons ATGGCGGTGGTGCTCCGCTGCTTCTCCGTCCTCCCTCCTAATTCCGGCCATATTCGCCGGAAAACTCATCTTTCTG GTGAGGTGAATTCTGTTTTGTTAAAACTCAATAAGGTGTTGCTGCCATCGATAATTACTTCCGAGACGAGAGTTCGGAAACATTTGGATCTGCTACAAGATTATAATAAACTCCAACCAATGTGCTTGGTTGATTTTATGCCAAAATGTTTCGATACATCAGGTAATATG ATAAGGTCCTCCGTATTGGCACTTACTATTACTAATGCCCTGATGTTATATACTCCTCTTCAAGCCCTGGCTGAAACATGCGAAAGTGAGAGATCTGTGTTTGAGATGCCTTTACTGCTGTTTGTAGCGCTTGTTGGAGCCACTGTTGGAG GATTACTTGCAAGACAAAGGAAGGGAGAACTGAAACGTGTTAATGAACAGCTTCGCCAAATTAATGCAGCTTTAAGAAGGCAAGCTAAAATTGAATCTTATGCACCTGCTTTGAGTTATGCTCCTGTTGGTGCTAAAATACAGGAAAATGAAGTCATAGTTGATCCGAGGAAGCATGAGTTAATATTCCACCTGAAAAATGGAAAGAATTTTCTGAGAAACCAAGATCCGGAGAAGGCATATGTTGAATTTAAAACTGCCCTTGAGCTTGCTCAGAATCTCAAGGATCCAATAGAGGAAAAAAAGGCTGCTAGAGGCTTAG GAGCTTCACTTCAAAGGCAAGGAAAATACCGTGAAGCCATTATATACCACTCTATGGTTCTCTCAATTTCTGATAGAGAAAATGAAGATTCTGGAAATACGGAAGCATATGGAGCAATAGCTGATTGTTATACTGAGCTTGGTGACTTGGAGCGAGCTGGTGTATATTATGATCAGTATATTGCAAGGTTGGAAACGGATTAA
- the LOC141717593 gene encoding protein FLUORESCENT IN BLUE LIGHT, chloroplastic isoform X2, translating into MCLVDFMPKCFDTSGNMIRSSVLALTITNALMLYTPLQALAETCESERSVFEMPLLLFVALVGATVGGLLARQRKGELKRVNEQLRQINAALRRQAKIESYAPALSYAPVGAKIQENEVIVDPRKHELIFHLKNGKNFLRNQDPEKAYVEFKTALELAQNLKDPIEEKKAARGLGASLQRQGKYREAIIYHSMVLSISDRENEDSGNTEAYGAIADCYTELGDLERAGVYYDQYIARLETD; encoded by the exons ATGTGCTTGGTTGATTTTATGCCAAAATGTTTCGATACATCAGGTAATATG ATAAGGTCCTCCGTATTGGCACTTACTATTACTAATGCCCTGATGTTATATACTCCTCTTCAAGCCCTGGCTGAAACATGCGAAAGTGAGAGATCTGTGTTTGAGATGCCTTTACTGCTGTTTGTAGCGCTTGTTGGAGCCACTGTTGGAG GATTACTTGCAAGACAAAGGAAGGGAGAACTGAAACGTGTTAATGAACAGCTTCGCCAAATTAATGCAGCTTTAAGAAGGCAAGCTAAAATTGAATCTTATGCACCTGCTTTGAGTTATGCTCCTGTTGGTGCTAAAATACAGGAAAATGAAGTCATAGTTGATCCGAGGAAGCATGAGTTAATATTCCACCTGAAAAATGGAAAGAATTTTCTGAGAAACCAAGATCCGGAGAAGGCATATGTTGAATTTAAAACTGCCCTTGAGCTTGCTCAGAATCTCAAGGATCCAATAGAGGAAAAAAAGGCTGCTAGAGGCTTAG GAGCTTCACTTCAAAGGCAAGGAAAATACCGTGAAGCCATTATATACCACTCTATGGTTCTCTCAATTTCTGATAGAGAAAATGAAGATTCTGGAAATACGGAAGCATATGGAGCAATAGCTGATTGTTATACTGAGCTTGGTGACTTGGAGCGAGCTGGTGTATATTATGATCAGTATATTGCAAGGTTGGAAACGGATTAA